cctACAGGGACAGCGAAAAaatagttcattataaccaaacttcattatacggTAACACGCGGTTATAACAAAACTACAGGGCCAGCAAAAAtagttcattatatccaaactTCGTCATATCCAATACAATTTCTGTATTTTCCTATCATAGTGGAACAAATATCACTTCGCAATATGTgtaaatttgttataagcgtGTACAATACAAACATGTTTGACTGCACTTGATATTCTTcgtattttcattttgtatggATAATGCGGATCTTTCTACGTGTTACAGGCGCTTGAGGATATCATATCATACACTAATAATTCCAGATTTATATTAAAGCATTACCTCTAGAAAAGTTTCAGTATATCGAGGTTCGAATCTTTCAATAAAGAAAATGACATACATCCGGATTCATTAGGGTTTTTCCACGGgtataacaaaaataaaaaaatggtTTTAAGGAATTTGAGGTGAACATCGACTATATGCGATCCAAAATGGTCGAATTATTATGAGACATTATACagagtggcggatctagagggaggTTACGGGGGTTGTGAGACCCATTCCCACccttttttaatattttcagcaaaaattatcattgttttaCTATATTGGGGGCTTCAACCCCTCTTGGGGGGTGgaaaagtacatgtaacttGTGTCGCAACCCTTCTTTGCTTTTTACCCCGGATCCggcattgatacatgtattcaatttgTACAGTAACCCAAACGTATTGAGGAATGCATTTAAACAGTTGTTTCATACCATTCTCGAATCATTTCCCTCACTTCTAGACACTACTCTAAGATCCAGACTGAATCTAATGTCGCAGGTTCTCTTAACAAATCCTTTTCCATCGTCCTACAAAAATACCTACATACTGTACTGCATTACTCTATTACTCTGATAACAAAACAATTCACGGAAATTAAGGAACAATATGTTGTACACTTCACCATGATTAAGGAAAAGACATACACAAATTCGTTGTATTTGAAACAGCAACACGGCGGGACAATTGGCTAACTTTGTGGTCTTCGCCAACTTTCTGTTCTTTGCACAATGACGGCAGTTAAGTGGTCCATTTTCAAAGAGTTCTTCTCCGTACAAATCATTCATGTCAaatgtctgtatatatatatatatatatatatatatatatatatatatatatatatatatatatatatatataatatcccATGCgttatgtaaaaataataaactttaGCTTAAAACAATAATGTGAGCAGAAAGTACCTCAGATATTTCTATTAAAGCGTTAATGCCTAGGACGCGTTGAAAACCAATCTCTtctttctgtaaaaaaaaacaacaacacgataATAACATACACGTAATGATACGTAACCCATTCATtgaaattaattgtaaaattcacCTCAATTCTCTAAGCGAAAAGGGATTTTTTCGAAGCATAGAAAGCAACTCTTGTAAACTACTCACGTCCATGCATTCTCTACATTCTATTTCATCCACGACATCAGCGAAAAAGTATCCGCCGCATCCTGCACAGGAATGAATTACTAGTTAGTAAGTCCTTGCAGAATTCGTCACTTCAGATCAGAAATACAGTGtatgattataggagttataagattgataactgttcgttatcttcacctttcattataagACAGTGACAAAACTGAAACTTGTAAACAAACTATCATCTTCACTAAATAGATTGGGAGTAAGATATCTAGTTACCTTACCCATGATAATATagtaaaacatataaaaatatattgcaAGGCAAATTGTTCACCATATTCTTTGTTTCTTCAACACATTTACTCTTTTATTGCTACTGAACCTTTACCGGGCAAGATTTCTGAATGAAAAGGAAATCATTAATGCTTGgaaatcgattgattgattgattgattgtacatgtgtattttgtttaacgtccctctcgagaatatttcactcatatggagacgtcaccactgccggtgaaggcctgcaaactttaggcctatgctctgcacttatggccattgagcagggaggggtctttatcgtgccacacctgctgtgacacgggacctcggtttttgcagtctcatccaaagtaccgcctcatttagtcgcctcttactacAAACGAGGGgctattgaggacctattctaacctggatccaaATCGAGAAATACCTATCTATAAACAAGAGAGATAATTCGATGTTATGAGTCTGTatctaaattgaaaataaaaaagatgtTCAAGAAGAACTTAACAGAATCAGTATTGGCACTGCAATACAGAAGATATCAGCAATCGCATATTATATGCTTTTCATACCGTTTGTATATTCATCCCTTCCCAAGACATCCAACAGCACATGGAGAAAAGACATACAGTCATTCTGATTATACGGGTCGAATGTCCCATCTCTGTAACAAGAGTGAAATTTGTTATTACATGGTGGAAAGCCACAGAATTACTCTGATaagtataatgtaaaacttatactgtaccaatttagatgcaccagatgcgcatttcgacaaataatatctcttcagtgatgctgaagcctaaaatttggaaaatcgaaataacaataaacttgtaggaGCTAAAAGggaaactagagtgccaaaacactggagccaaattccttcaaggataagagctatgtatgagggagataatccttaattttgaagtgaatttctaaattttatcacagcaatcacatatacatccgtatgttcaagctagtacttagctactgggctgtagagaccctcgaagtacttagctactgggctgtagagaccctcggagactaacagtccaccagcagaggcttcgacccaggagtcataatgtaaaacttatacggtaccaatttagatgtaccagatgcgcatttcgacaaataatgtctctttagatAGTCCTACAAAAATTCTGATTCGTGCTAGTGTCATTTAAGTTCATTGTTTTCTCCGTACACAATCTGCAAACTATATATAGTCGCGGTTTAACGTGGAATAAAACGCATTAAGCTTTAAAAGGAATGATTCACAAATGTTTCCACAATTttggtttttaattcaataatcATTACATtctaagtacttcattactagcttgaaaatacggatgtatatttaattgctgttataaaatttagaaattcatttcaaacttaaggattatctccctcgtgcatagctcttatccttggacgaatttggctccacttttttgccacgctgtttttggctatatttagctccaaaacttcatagttatttcggatttcaaacatttcggttgagcatcactgaagagacattatttgtcgcaatgcgcatctggtgcatcaaaattggtaccgtacaagttttacactCTACGGTCTAATCTGTTTAAAAGCTTTCAGAAAAAATACGATTATACAATATTGCAGAAgttcattatagagagtttaactttttgtgtaaacaaagatcCAGGTATGTTACTGTTTacatagttttgaaaatatagaaTTATCGATGTAAGTTTATGTTACAGATTTCAGTATTGTTTAGACAAAATggccatttaaaagttaaatttaagctacaaaattaacatttcactagtTCGTAAACAGAAACAAAGCtcgagtcttgtttacataacacagagctAAGGCTAAAATaatgctcttatccttgcattaagAAAGTTCAAACTTTGATTGTCAGCTTTGAATgagttgtatatatattttttcaatgtttagcACCAAACCTAAAACTAAATTCAAAAGATAGTTCAGTCCATTTAATATGCActgtatcaaaatgaaaaactaTATCTAGCTGATTCAACAAAACGCCAAGGATTGCTTTGTTGGATTGTGTGTATTCTTTTAGAGACGGAGATTGTCAGGACGCATCTCTTACATTGACTGTAAGTAGACGAGTAAGTGTAATATATCCTGTTTCTTCTCTGAGTTCTTCGTTAAGATTTCCAACAACAGGTCCGTGCAAGTATCCTTTTTAGGAGCATTTCTTTCCAGAAAGCGAACAAAGCAGTTGGTGCTACATAAAACCTAGAAATAATGAAAGTACAGTATGCTAATGAGAAAGACAAAATTGAATAAAAGCGGTATTTTTTTCCAAACATTAATGAAAGCAAATTAacgaggttcgcacctgagatttctagtaatatcaattatttgggaagtgtatttttgatttccacattgaaggagaattacgaaaataagaagaaaaaactgAGGTTATATTGCTTGTTACAGTGTATTGAGCTACAATCTTTTAAACATGGCCTTTTAACActtgacatttatttcagattTACTCGTTTAAACTTAATCTGTATGTTAActagtgtcaacacaacataagcaacacaaatcaatcattgcataaaatagaTGAATAACAAgctgtactgtgagcaatgctcactaagaatacacccgcttaccccaatctcccaaagggtgttgttaataggtataaattacctctttcctaagtgtaaaaatatggtatgcatttgtagaagaaaatggaagatatagtccgaacacaaatccatggcataaacatataattttgaccttgagatcaaaggtcaaggtcataaagaggtcatgaatgtacatgacatatagtctgatggtgatacacccatgtcttatggtatgactatgtcaaaaccctataatcaattttgaccttgaggtcaaagttcaaggtcatatagaggtcatgaaggcactcgacacatcgtctcatggtgatacactcatgtgtcaaatatgatatgcctatgtcaaagaacaaagaagtcatgaccctgacacgaatccattgtaaaaaccttttaattttgaccttgaggtcaaggtcatatggaggtcatgaaggtacatgacacatcgtctcatggtgatacactcatgcttactcctcctaggcaactgatcccacctctggtgtgtccaggggtccgtgtttgcccaactatctattttgtattgcttgtaggagttatgagattgatcactgttcgttatcttcaccttgcactcatgtgtcaaatatggtatgcctatgtcaaagaacaaaaaacttatggcctggacacgaatccattgtaaaaacaaacctttaattttgaccttgaggtcaagggtcaaggtcatatagaggtcatgaaggtactggacacattgtctcatggtgatacactcatgtgtcatatatggtatgcctatgtcaaagaacaaagaagttatggcccggacacgaatctgcacagacggacggacagacagacagcgTGATttctatataccccccagaacttcgtttgggggggggggggtataattatgtattctaacaataaatgatggaaaaaagtttgatactagtgatgaaaataaataatgaccttatTATAAGTAATTtctttttctaaaattttacataattttcaacatCTTGtcttaaaagttaaaatggAACTAAAATAAAGTGGTTTGTTGGACAAAATACTGAATTTGTATGGGAAAAATCGAGTAAAtcaatttagattttaaaaaaaattcggtgttctgttttgaaaaatatataaaccaaattaataaaatgcCGCATTTGAACTTATTCCAAGTCTTAGcaacttgtatcataaattataaaactgaaatacacgtatagagGTATATAGATAGAAGACATagtggatgaaacagaaactgtaaaagCACGCAGATTTAGAATTCTTTggttaatcaatccttccgccacaaaatataatccttgcaaaaccctttcaaaatttgaattgacacgaAATATTTCAACTGGATACGGTTaagtaataaatgtgtaatatatttgcaccaatgagatcagtattgaaccagtaaatacttagttgtagcatcctgcgcagttgtgcaaAAAAACTCGGGAGCCAACATCCTTAAGAGATttctataaaataaaattcttataaCTATTTGTATGTGTTAACAATTAagaataaatgtatatatctagTATATACATAAATCTATTCTTTTGTTTAATgggatttaaaacattttcgttacgcaatcctttgtctttttaggcctttatatagaagaaagtccacttaTAGTGAAAAGATTACCTGTAGATGTCccataagttgacaattgctgtccattatttttaagaaaggacagatactgtccgttcttaaaaataatggacagtaattgtcaatttattggacagtgccaggtaaacccaataacttattagacatATACAGGTAGGCTAAAAATAAGGAAAGATACTgcatttgtcaaagagatacaaatttaattctaCAAttcctacaagtaagaatcaacacagatatcggaaaaatcaatgaaatactTAAAAAGATATTTCCCCTTAGTACATAtgtagaattctctgcttcaactttaacattaacaatttttttcaattccattggTCATTATTATATTGCATCAAAACGTAAAtctgaaagacatatttccatgttgtatttgaatttcgctggatccAGAGGCACGttccgattgattgattgattgattaaatattgtgtaacgtccctctcgaaaatctttcactcatatggagacgtcacttctgccggtgaagggctgcaaaacttaggcctatgatcggcgcttacggcctttgagcaggaagggatttttatcatgccacatctgctgtgatacgggccctcaatttttgcggtctcacctgaaggaccacccccatttagtcgcctcttacgagaagcaagggggtactaaggacctattctaacccggatccccacttcttcacaacgctttCTTATGTTTTCTTTAATAACATATCCtaattttgaattattattttcgctttcatgaataatttcatttcacgagatgggCGTGTGAGTTCTTTTGGCTGGCTTTAATTATCTCCTCATCCAAATAATCGAAAATACAGTGCTTTTCAGATCAATATTTGGCTTGATCcagttacagaaacatggtacagggtctgaggtgtagcacctgacgacgacctcaaaattcttgcctgatgacgatctcaaaattgttgtctggcagaattttataatttatgattaacacagtaataactagtggcactctattatcaaaattttctttggtgaccctaccctaattcttttctgtatatattttagttatttcacatgtatatacatacctacatccctattactatcacctgttactaatattaataattatgtaatagttatggtatatttatttcggtgtatcttgaattggacgaaggacagagactcgtgcgattactaattattaccttctattagaatccaaataaataacaaatattttaaatatttaattttatatttacttatcatattttttaaacttttaatatacttaaggaataaattaaataaaaatcattattaaaattattatatatataaataaaaatataatttattataaataaaaaatattttaattatttaatttgaatttacttattgtatttttttcttttaatttattgaacaaattaaataaaattattattaaaattattatataaataaaaaatataatttatttcattaatttttactttttattaagtttttataaatataagttacttctttatttcattatgatttatgacatacgaccatcacatgtatgtgtccggccatcaaaagacagtactgcagtcatcagacgtgttggtacacgatggtccttatttatttatatttatttatttttaaaccatgggacaacccatacgtcccatacggagcatatggaatgttactacaacacacttcaacttcactatgttggtgcatttgggaggtgttggagggtgaggctggatcgcaatgagatggatagtattatggcagataatacagtcaccaatcggttaacgatatatagttaaccaatcctacgaatatctaacaaacaaagaaaacatttgGCTCCATAATCTTCTCATCCTCCATATCCGgaatataacactcattaagataatattcgcagtactttcattaaaatccttaaattttgattgtgcaatgaaaatacTCTCCCCATCTGAGGAAGGCATGTTGATATGAATCAGTACTACATAGTAAGTGAATATAAAAACTGAAGTACAAGATTACTTATCTGACATTGttcaataagtgaacaaaagaaacagacttctatataagactggttatattgtcagactattcaaaaatagctttattcataattttcattgtcaatgggtttacctgagcctgtcccttcttagaacaaaagatgtactgttttaagtaagatataagcctcaaactgtccattctgtgagagaaagaactgatctcggccCTACGGACCTCGagcagttctttctctcacagaatggtcagtttttggcttatatcctttacatatttaaatctttggtcacaaaatgaaaatatttctctGTATTCTAAAATTTCTCCAATAGGACAGCATGGTTATTGTTCTCCTACCTGAAGCATGCAGCTTGCATAACAGGTAAGACCAACAGATGGCATTCCGAATATTTGTCCTGCGTCCGCCTTTGCAGAATTATAAAATACATTGTTACTTACACAGATTATAAAAGTggcagtacatgtatgtatactgcAGATGGAAAGACCTATAGCATACAATGCACATCATATTATACGCCgaaatttataattataaaatcTAACACAGAAGTAAATGCAAGAGATTCATTTAACACATGAGAGgaatgttgatttcattcaaaACTGACCTGAGGTTGGAATGGTGCTAGAGCATTACTTGGATACGTTTCTTGACAAATATTATGTAATGGACAATTTATAATTGTTTCCTCATGTTCGGCTGGATTTCTGAGGCAGTCCAAACACACCACGTGACTGCACAGAGAAAGCTGGACTTCGCCCTAAATAATATGTtaacttgatataaaaaaccACTCCTATTTGTTAAATGCACTATACAATAAAAACGTAAAGAGAACGAAACggatcaatgtaaaacttatacggtaccaattttgatgcaccagatgcacttttcgacaaattatgtctcttcagtgatgctcaaccgaaatgtttgaaacacgaaataacaatgaagatttagagctattataggcaaaaacagtgtgccagagTGCAAAAACGTATGACTATCAATCTAAAGAATACCAAACTGAAAGAAGGGTGAGCTCGGACGTCTGACTagatatatacatttgtttaccttaacaacatgatattaatgtattgtattgtttatatataactgATTAGAATGCCaatgatttacaatgtaaaatcaaaatattactATTTATATTACCCCTAGTGAATTAAGCATACATCTTTTATATTATCATAAAACTAACAGTAAATCGAGTATTATGTCCCTTCGGTAACTTTGTCAGACATATTGGGAATTCATCAGATCTTGCTGCAAATCATAGCATACAAGTTTATACTTCCATGATACAAGATCTGCTTGTCAAACAAAACATGCCCATGTTATACTATAATACgactacatgtagtaataaatCATTTAACCTTTAGTTAATGTTATCAAGTGTTTAATATACTaagaataaattatataaagatCACCTAActtatttgaaatatcattctTTAACGTCAGTAAAACTAACAAAGTTTGTTTTCGTAGTATGTACATAAAAGTAATTTCAATAATACATGAACGCTTCAAGCTATCAACtatttactattaaagaatCAGAGCATCTaccttttttaaatattattgttTATTACAGTATATGTTTCAGAAAGCTATAATACGTAATTGTACagtacaactacatgtacatgaaataacACTCGTACTTCTTGTATTGTGAAACAACagtactcctcctagtcacatAATCCTATCTCGGGAATGtctaggggtctgtgtttgtacaactttttatttgattttccTTAAGAGTtatatgagatcgatcactgttcgttatcttcaccattcattgGACATTTTCAAACTGTTTTCCTTTGCAtgcatttacatttttgtaCCTTGTTCCGGTGACAAGACTGGCAATCTGTACTCAAGTCTAAATTTGTGTCCTTAACATAATCCCCATCTCTGAGAATATCCTgaaatacataaaataaattacattctgCTCAATTTCTACTGAAATTCATTGCGTTTTATTTGCAACTATGAAAACACATTCTGATTCAATCTAGGTAATTCCGGATTTTAGGccaattaaagttaattgatagattatcattcccTCCCGCCCCTTAAAAAATGGCCcaccccgattttttttttttattttcgcaaaaattacgatttcaaacaaacttgttcccagtgacatgagtgaatgattgAAGTcgcagaatgttggttttatatcttctaccaaggattctttgaatgtaaACTTGATTAACATTTTGTGTAATAccttttgtcattatttttttctcaggaaataaaaattaaaaaatgaaatcctcccacccgtcccatattttttgtgaccccggatgataacctactaattaagttgaattagCCATAGTGCCGTGAATATACACAGTCCATTGTTAAACGGGAGTAGAATAAAAGTTGCAGATATTGGAGAACAATTGCATGAAACGCAGATTATGCATTTCTCTGCAATGTTTGCGACCTTCATATCCCAATTAACAAACCCAAAAAAGGATTTCATTATCAAACATGTAAGAATCAGACAAAGCCTTTCAGAAACCTTCATGTCACTGTGACATTAACAATGGTTAGgtttcataatatatatatatatatatagagagagagagagagagagagagagagagagagagagagagagacttcatttcaaatatatgtatggGATTCATAAATTTTCTTAATTCAAAGGGTTAAAGTTACCGAGAGACAAGCATACAAAAACAACATGCTCTCCACATGGGTTTGAAAAGAAACAATTTCGTCTAGTTTTCGAAAAGTAAATTTAGAAGGGAGGTGCATCCTCAGAGAATTGCCTCAAATTTGGTATGCCTCACCCCATCCAATTTCCTAAATTCACCTCATATCCAAACATTAATAAGAAcgcatatatgtatatatacggTCAAATCATTCAGCATACCTGGTCCTTGGCATATACACGCTGCCTGTTGCGGACTTCGTCTCTTTGTGAGCACAAGGAACATTCTCTGGAAATGTTTGTACAACCATTGCAGACAACATGATGACAACCCAGTTCCATACACTGTAATTTTAAAACACGCCCCTAATGAGATTGTGTAATGTTACCATTATACAGTTGTATGTACATGCAACATGTAGAGTCTATAAAAGACTTATTTGTAAAATGCACGCCTCCTTTCCCCACATTGAAATCCAAGATTAGAAAACATAGTGTCATTTTAGCCTGTACATCAGTGGAGGTTCCCTACTAGAAATAATTAATTTGGTTATCTGGTGTAAAA
Above is a genomic segment from Ostrea edulis chromosome 3, xbOstEdul1.1, whole genome shotgun sequence containing:
- the LOC125676730 gene encoding uncharacterized protein LOC125676730 isoform X1, translating into MEGKKKTKCDSCGENFAYSKDKGYMIILDSCKHALCPECFRQATRTRECIACFVKTCDKKSSFRDITKINCASRKIACAFCDDIIKGWCMELGCHHVVCNGCTNISRECSLCSQRDEVRNRQRVYAKDQDILRDGDYVKDTNLDLSTDCQSCHRNKGEVQLSLCSHVVCLDCLRNPAEHEETIINCPLHNICQETYPSNALAPFQPQVLCSTNCFVRFLERNAPKKDTCTDLLLEILTKNSEKKQDILHLLVYLQSIDGTFDPYNQNDCMSFLHVLLDVLGRDEYTNGCGGYFFADVVDEIECRECMDKEEIGFQRVLGINALIEISETFDMNDLYGEELFENGPLNCRHCAKNRKLAKTTKLANCPAVLLFQIQRICDDGKGFVKRTCDIRFSLDLRVVSRSEGNDSRMCEYSLYAAVYHSGDIEGGHYYCAVKRGIQWYICDNDHIWKCYDKSEILKFGDVYLLFYERK
- the LOC125676730 gene encoding putative ubiquitin carboxyl-terminal hydrolase 50 isoform X2 — translated: MEGKKKTKCDSCGENFAYSKDKINCASRKIACAFCDDIIKGWCMELGCHHVVCNGCTNISRECSLCSQRDEVRNRQRVYAKDQDILRDGDYVKDTNLDLSTDCQSCHRNKGEVQLSLCSHVVCLDCLRNPAEHEETIINCPLHNICQETYPSNALAPFQPQADAGQIFGMPSVGLTCYASCMLQVLCSTNCFVRFLERNAPKKDTCTDLLLEILTKNSEKKQDILHLLVYLQSIDGTFDPYNQNDCMSFLHVLLDVLGRDEYTNGCGGYFFADVVDEIECRECMDKEEIGFQRVLGINALIEISETFDMNDLYGEELFENGPLNCRHCAKNRKLAKTTKLANCPAVLLFQIQRICDDGKGFVKRTCDIRFSLDLRVVSRSEGNDSRMCEYSLYAAVYHSGDIEGGHYYCAVKRGIQWYICDNDHIWKCYDKSEILKFGDVYLLFYERK